taaaataaaacatgaatatcTTCTTGCCATTTTATCTctatttcttctttgttttatgtttccAGGAGAGAAAGGACAGATCACATTACtttcagcttttttaaattgttccaattttatttttattttgtttgagatTAAAGAGTTCAGCGTAGATCCCCTGAATTCTCACATAGGGAATATTTTTCATTGTTGGCAGGAGTTATAATCTTGTCCGAACAAGATACTTATGTTGTGCAAACATGTTActttgttaaagctggggttggtagtcagatttagaaacactttttgttacactggttaaaatgatctttatgtcctgatggcaatcaatacataattgATTGCGATTGTCTACTCTTTTTGTGTCGTTGGATAAACCAGGCATAAAAATTCATCCCAGGCTACATGCCAATACATCACTATCTGGTGCGCACAAGATACATATTTTGTTCCAACAAGATATTATGTTTTTcacaccatagactatatattAAAATGGTCATcataagtgttcactgactgtgaggcctaaagatttagagctccctttACTGACTGACTGCAGCATAGATCATAAACCCCCACttctccattataacagatggaacatgggtcagactattacattgaaataaatgtcaaataCACTTTTCTCAAACATAGTTTCTGTCTTTATAGTTAGTTCTCATCATtatgatttatgtccaagtgttcatttttctgcaaAGTTTAGTTATAACttgtaatttgattttaaaaagacgtATTAATTTGTGGCCTTGCTGTTGAATGTGGGCTCCTGTAGAACTATTTACTGGAATAGCGGAGTAGAGGAGGACTAGTGAGagaacacacccacacaaagtGATTAAACTGTCTCCATCCATGTGTGAGTGCTTCGAATCAAAACAaaagtctgttctgctgtggactgcaccaacctgagggatctttgacgtCGCATTGGTAGGTTAAATGAGTGTCTTGGTTAGCGGAGAGGGTTTGACGTCAGTCCTTGGGCTCATCCAGCCAGATAGCTTTTGCTGTCGAggcagtgttttggcttcacatctcacaatgagGGGAAATGAAGGCAGATTGTTCATTCAAAATACaatcagagagaagaggagggaccTGGTTTGTGAATTTAAAATGGCGCTGAGAGAAAGTGACAACAAGGGAAGACAGgatgtgtgcaagtgtgtgtgcgcTAGTATGTTTGATGTGTGTAAGACTGAACTTGTCTTTTGTCCAGACTTCAATAAAGCACTTCTTGTGTGCTGTTGTTCTGGAGGAACAATAGAACTTGTGTTAGTCGGCATCACATTTCCTCCACAGAgtcccacccacacacacaaaacctatctgtctatccatctatctGCCTTTGACTCctccacacacagacatagaTGCACAATGTTGTAACATTATTGGTCCCTCAAGCTCCAAGAAAGCAGATCCAGAGTGGAGCATTAACCGGTGCAGCATAAAAACATCTGGACAGCCCgataaactcacacacacacaatgcagagatccacacatgcacacaactcGACTTACAAATGTTTCAGTCAACTAGCTTCACCAGCGCATAAGCAATAAATCTTTGgcacatgtgtgtgtacagacaCATGCTTACACATCTGTAAGACATGGCTGCACAGAGACAGGCTGCGGCTCAGAGGATGTCGTTGGGCGGAAAGGAGAAGGGCCAAAAAATTCTCTGCTTGACTGGAGATGCTTGGACCAATTCTGTCTTCTGGAGGAACATGTTGCGCAACTGCATCCAAATGGCTTCCAACACCAGTTTTTGTGATGTTAAAGTAAAAAGACTATTACAGTTAGGATGACATAGATGTGTGTCACGTGTCATAAGAGTAAGACGTTGGttgttagaagaaaaaaaaggccctGACAGGAAGGATCTTTGTAACATATTTCAGGAAGAGTACTAGAAGTTCAAAATATAAAGAACATAAATTGTGCAACTCTGTTCACATGCATAGCTGACTCATTAGAGTGAGACTGTGTTAATGTCTTTTGGTCTTTTTTTCTTGGTTTAATGTCCCAGCAGACTTTTTTTGCCAACAATTGTTGCCTACATATAAAAATGGTGTTTGCCTGTTTTAGCTAGTGTTCTCTTTTAATCAGTGTAAAGTATTTCTTGTTCCTACATATTTTACACTCTTTTTATCTACTTCAGTTTctttgtggccatttttttaTTGACACAGTACACTCAATGATTTGCTAGGGACTGAAGAAAATGATACATGACATGATTATTTGGGAGATCGTGCATGGGtggattgtttttcttttacacacAACCAAGCTTGCTGTGTTCTTATTTCCTAGCTTAACACTTAGCAAtgctaaaataagctaagattaGATATTATCCGGTTTTGGTACTGaccttccggctgtgtaagattgctagattctgattggtcaaaaaccctTGATAACAACTGTTATTAACTTTTACTAACAGGAGCCATGCTAGAGGTTAACTGATTActcgtcatgtcaaatcaatctgcagaaaagagttccggcacatttagcttctgcttgttgacaccatagatcATATGGTGAGGTAAACCATTAGTTTTCcatttgcatcaaaacaatgggGCTGAAAAattagtttctgttagcatgctaaatcagtaGGCTATGGACATTTTCGTTTTTGATCCtatccagcaatattagcaaaaaagaaacttaaaccatgaacGATGGTGGCGATAGCAGgcgtgttaaaagttgtgaaatttgcctcgtttatttttaaaggtgtgagaaccgcagagctcagaagAAATagagagctggatgaggacagtttcatgttaaagcGACCGCAACAGctagataagaatccatcggcATGGGACGCTACCTGCTGCAGAATCACTGggacttgttaaaaaaaaacgtacacataaataataatacattaataataaataaataatgttttaatcaaggttttttgccaacatgtttgtatcttaaaaCCGGGTAATAAGCGAGGGTCTTATCTCAACTTgtctggattctatttcccataactacctggtAACAGCTCGGTGTAGCCTCAGTTCTACTATCAAATAACTTCAGTTTTTACAGTCCTCTCTTGAAACTCATATAAAAATTGTGAAGGGAATGGTTTAGCATTTTATTATATCTACTGCATCTACAGTATGAAACTTATCATAGAAATGTCATTTGAGATTAAGTATTTCCATGTGCTGTATTTCTGAgttcaaaagaaagacaaacattattttttcccACTAACTCTCAGTGTTTATGAATGCTTTTGTTCCCCTGGGGCACATTAGCTCTCCTCATACTCTGCccgtttttttccccttacatcACTGTCATTACAGTGTGGCATTTCAGGATCTTGTCTgataaatattgaaaaaagcAGCATCACAATTCATGACATTCTGCTTCCTCTGCTTTAAAAACTCTCAGGAGAGGTATTTCTTCTCCATTCCACCCGCACTACCATTAGAAACATATCACAAGATATCATCATTGTGCAGTTTAAAGTCCGTGTATATGGTCTGAGGCAGGCAGGAAGTTATATAACTAATCAGGGTATATATTCTTGAAATGAAACAGGGATTTTAATAGGAAAAAACCCTTCAGTCTCTCTTTATTACAGTCAGGACCATGGTTACGCATGATGATAAAGCATTGTTGGTTGTCCCAAGGGCAGAGTGATGATTCCTGTAGTTTCGGTGTTTCTTACATTCAGCTAATAAAATCTAAATTGCACGTAAGTGTCGGTACACTTTGATAAGACAGCTAATGGTATATGACATCAGCTTGCCGCAAAATATTCTATCACAATGAACTTTAACCCTGGATGTTTCCAAAGAAATATTGCGACACAATTTTCACATCAGAAAACCATGGGGGTAAAGTGCAAAACATTTCCCATGAATGAGTTACTGACCGAAAACCACACACCCTGAGGTCGACTATTCCCTGCAGCTTTTGTGTgaagtttctctttctttttctcgcCCTCTTTTTCTCATGACACATACCTTGctcttttgtattattataaggattttttatttcttacagtcaaagtaaatcatttgtgctcagttttttttttttacattttatgaaaaagagaataaagatacaaaaaaaataagtaatataaattataatggaATTGGAATTCACATCTACAGTCACAAATAAGTAAGTAGCTCTTTTGTATTATatgttcagagaaaaaaaaaactaggatTTTGCTGGTTACTGATACATAAAATAGTAgggaagaggataagggccactggagaaaaaaataaaatatataaaaattactccaagaaaaaagtcagaattctgactttttctcagaattctgactttaatccacttaaaacaaaaattaaggtccaatatatatatatacataaagtcagaattctgactttattctcagatttcttacttttttcttagaacaataataatttaaaaaatatactgtaccttaatttattttttcagtggctctaatccataaaaatagaaaataacataactacatttttatttataccaAAGATCCAGAGTGTATAAACGTagtagtaaaaaacaaaaagcttgGACATTTTATTGAATTATATGAAATGGGGTCGGTCCCTTTAAGAGAAGTCACATGATGGTCACATGACACGGAAGTAGCGTGAATTGTTTCAGCGTTGTTGTGTTTACATCAACAGCTTCCAATTGCAAACCGCGTGCAGCCTTGGTGAGTAGATGAGTGGGAAATAACCCACACGTTCTTATTATTAATTGATAATAAATTCATATTTACATTACAACATTTGAAAacgatttattttctttgtttcagcaCAGAGTCAAGGTGGGATAAATTTGCATTACTCTTTATTCCTGTAAGCAGACTGGTTATTAAGCATGTATTACTGTGAATAAGCATAAACAAAGTACATAACATCCTACATAATGTTGTAGTTTTCTCTATTAGCAGTGCTCGTATTCTGGCTGCATTTAACGGTGTTTATTTCCGTCCTTTTTACCATCAGGAACAAGAGAAAACTCTGCAGTGTTTGGATTAAGTGACAATGAAGGAGGACAGTGATGTTACTAACGTCCCTGAGTGCTTCATATCAGATCATGAAGGTTTTCTCGGCAGCATCAAAAACTTAATCAAAGACTTCGTCGTGACTGAGATTGACATTAATGGACAGCATGTTAACACAGCATCAGAAACACAGACTCCAGCCTGTGCTTCATCTCATAAATACAATGAAGCCAGTGCAGACAGTATGGAGAACAGTCACCAGTCAGTCTTCCAGGAAGCTGATGATTCAGGTGATTGTGGTGCAGATGCCACCGTTCCTAGTCCATGCAGCTTTGATTTAAGTGTGATTCTAGGCCAGGCTGTCAGCGAGGAGCTCGAGCAGTTTGTGTTGACTCTCAAAGATGAAAACACAGCCAAACAGGAGCTTTCTTTGGGACACTTCCCAGACAAGCACCACAGAGCCAACGTCCACCGAGCGGTCAGACACCGCTTCCCTTTCCTCATGACAGTCACCATCCAGCCAGAGATCAGGGTGAGAGAAGACCCAGACTACAGGGAGCTCTCCCAGCTGGTCTCAGAGGACGAAGCGGAGGACTTCTTCAGGTTCATAGATGCCAAAGTGAGAGGTTCGTCATATACCTTTGGACCTGATGACAGCAAGGAGCATAGGACGGTAGTGCACCACTTTCTGAGCAGAAGGTTTGGGAAACTGGTGGAGACGAAGAGCTTCAGTGACCTGGGAAAGACAGCCATCACCGTCCGGCTGAGGGAGCAAGGGAGGCCGAAGAAGAGGACCACAGAGGAacgaaaggaggaggaggtttacACTGGTAAGGGGGTTTAATAGCAGCTTTTTGAGCACTAAATAGgtctaaataaaaacagatggtCAAACTAAAATTTCCCAGAGTCCACATTGATAACTAGAGAGATTAAACCCcaaagatattcagattacGATAATTTAACAAGTCAAAAACATAAGTAATCCCCTAAATGTTGTAGAAATAAAGATAGCAAGGCTTTCCTAAGTATTTATAtctatattaatattattattactatatagctaatatttatatttatatcttattttattccttctttcttttaattttttgactttttcatactgtgtataagagcattctgtaacaactgaatttctcccccgaaataaataaagtatttctgattctgattctgatttctgtGTGTTCTCTCCTGCAGCTTTCACTCTGTGTAAGGAGAACCTGGAGACTCTGGAGGCCATCAGCTACATGGCTGCAGCTCTCGGGGTCCTGCCGTCAGATTTCACCTACGCTGGGATCAAAGACAAAAGAGCCATCACGTACCAGTCCATGGTGGTCAAGAAAGTCTCACCTCAACGGTACCTCTGGGTTTCTTCTCTTGGTTTTTGATACTAGTGTTTTTGGCAATGTCTGAGTCCAGAAGAAAGACAAGCATTGGATGTTGAGGTTCTTCAGAATCGGTTGAATTTGCTATGAAGGCTCAAAATCAATGCCATGAAAAAGTGTGAAACTGGTTCTGTCGTTTGTACTCTAATTTTTGTATTCATCACTAGGTTGAGAGAGAAGTCAGCAGAGTTTGAGAAGAGAGGCATGCGCCTGTCTCAGATCCTCCCTGTCAGTGAGCCTCTCAGGCTCGGGCGGCTGCAGGGGAACCACTTTGACCTGGTGGTGCGAGATCTGAGACCACACGAGGCCGGTGACACACACTCCTCAGGTGGaaactcacacactcatctgaCAGCGCTGGTTAAGGAAGCAGTGGAGAATGTCAAGGTATTTTTCATATATGTCAAATATGTACACAGTGGTTACACTGGCTTGCAACTTCAACTTCCACATTTGTTGACTTTTGCAGGCGAGAGGTTTTGTCAACTACTACGGACCCCAGAGGTTTGGAACAATGCAGAGTGTTCAGTCTGACCATGTAGGGCTGGCTTTACTCAAAGAGGACATGGTAAGTGGAGGAGACATTATTATCTACATAAACAGCTGTGGCAACTTTTTCTTGAAGTAGGGTACCAGACACTGAATAAACACTGCAGGAATAGTGCCATCCAAGTGAAATGAACCCCTCCAGCCTGCAGGgtgctttgttgtttgtttatgttgtaatgtgttcttgtgtgtgggTCAGGTGGGTGCTGTGCGCCTCTTCTTCACTCCAGAGGAAGGTGATGATCCTCAGAGCCAGGCTAAGAGACACTTTATGCAAACAGGTGAGAGCGAGGGCAACACTGAATATTTTTAcgttatacatttatttagaaAATCAAACAAGCAATGTAGCAAATTTGTTGTGCTTCTCTGTACCAGATAACGCTAAGGAGTGTTTAGCATTGATGCCGTCCTCGAAGGCGAGGGAACGACTGATGCTCCGTGCCCTGAACCGTTACGGCACAGGTCCTGATGGTTGTGCTCAGGCCTGGCTCAGCCTGCCCCACAGCACTAGAGTCTTCTACCCACACGCCTACTGCAGCAGGTCAGCAATTGTTATGGGATTTTTACTGAATTGAAACATGCGTTgttgccatagactgtataaaatatggacgtagtatccgtgacatcacccatctgtttctgaagagctgtttgaggacaatcggcggcggcagccatattgctgctgtcgagcgattgtgacgtaaagaggcagagtttgagcctcctagccagcagctacagtgttcctgcagtcagctgtgcctctcattggaagactcctaatctcaatatcttcaaaattgcagcgttagaaaaaaattcacccccttactgtgtgtgccgatcaagatatgagctatccagactacactcatcttttgtaccaggctgtaaacatgtttatttctgctgtaaagatcagctttttcccattcatgtgtatgtgacttccggtacttccagagccagcctcaagcggatcctcgatgaactgcagcttttagcacttccgcattggactaatatttttagaccggaggttgccgcttggttgttgCTTCTTTAATGCCTTTGACCAAAGATAATAGTACTATTTTGGcaatatttaacacattttcacaGATTACTTAATCAGATACTTTTTGAATGAGTCTTctatttccatccatccactatccatgatcttgaccgcttatcccattaggggtcacagggggctggagccaatcccagctgacttcttTGATTTCCTTTCAACAAAATGAGATAACAGAACTACATATCACAtgtgctgctctgttttttgtttgtcagaGTGTGGAACGAGGCGGTGGCACACAGGCTGACTACTCTGGGCCACAGAGTCAGGAGAGGAGATCTGGTGTGGATGCAGGAAGAGCAAAATAAGCCAGGGGACACTGGAGACACAGGCTCACCTCAGGTAACAGAAGACAAAAGAACATACGAATCAAATTTGCTCTAACATTCATTTTAcaatcctttttatttattcttggaATGGGATTTTCTTAATCTGTGGGATGGAAAGTCGCTCAATAAAGAAACCTTATGATTGTAGTTATGAAGAATTTGCCATTATGTTCCCACAGTGAAGCTAGTTTCATAGGAAATCATAGAGTAGAACTGAAACACTTAGGACATCTGTGCTTTGCCGATACTGTTTGTTCAGTCACTATCTCTGTGGTTTAACTGTTTATATTTTGAtgtttgtcatattttcatacagACATATTCACAACCATCATGTCATATTTGTTTTTCCAGATCCATGTGGTTACAGAgcaagaggagcaggagggagtGTACACACTGGGACATGTATGTAGTTGAGGGGAATACTTCTATTTATGaatgcttttttcttctttttgctccTCTCACtgctatgtttttcttttcttttctttttaggtGTTACTTCCCATGCCAGGAAACACAGTGAAATATCCGGAAAACTCCATGGGGACCTGGTTCAAAGAAAGGTTGgccagagacggactggacaatTGTCGTTTCAGAGTCAGCGGCCTCAAACTCAATCTGCCTGGATGCTATCGCCCTCTGCTGGCTTCTCCACGTAACCTCCGTTACCAGCTGAATACCCCAGCCCGAGGGgaacgaggaggaagaggaga
Above is a genomic segment from Notolabrus celidotus isolate fNotCel1 chromosome 21, fNotCel1.pri, whole genome shotgun sequence containing:
- the pus7l gene encoding pseudouridylate synthase 7 homolog-like protein produces the protein MKEDSDVTNVPECFISDHEGFLGSIKNLIKDFVVTEIDINGQHVNTASETQTPACASSHKYNEASADSMENSHQSVFQEADDSGDCGADATVPSPCSFDLSVILGQAVSEELEQFVLTLKDENTAKQELSLGHFPDKHHRANVHRAVRHRFPFLMTVTIQPEIRVREDPDYRELSQLVSEDEAEDFFRFIDAKVRGSSYTFGPDDSKEHRTVVHHFLSRRFGKLVETKSFSDLGKTAITVRLREQGRPKKRTTEERKEEEVYTAFTLCKENLETLEAISYMAAALGVLPSDFTYAGIKDKRAITYQSMVVKKVSPQRLREKSAEFEKRGMRLSQILPVSEPLRLGRLQGNHFDLVVRDLRPHEAGDTHSSGGNSHTHLTALVKEAVENVKARGFVNYYGPQRFGTMQSVQSDHVGLALLKEDMVGAVRLFFTPEEGDDPQSQAKRHFMQTDNAKECLALMPSSKARERLMLRALNRYGTGPDGCAQAWLSLPHSTRVFYPHAYCSRVWNEAVAHRLTTLGHRVRRGDLVWMQEEQNKPGDTGDTGSPQIHVVTEQEEQEGVYTLGHVLLPMPGNTVKYPENSMGTWFKERLARDGLDNCRFRVSGLKLNLPGCYRPLLASPRNLRYQLNTPARGERGGRGDEKEAFGSSSMSDWQLNGATVGGKQDSLTLTLNFDLDSSCYATICLREIMKCDP